In one window of Sediminispirochaeta bajacaliforniensis DSM 16054 DNA:
- the dnaB gene encoding replicative DNA helicase, which translates to MNSPSLKDKVPPHNSEAEAATLGAMLLDPEAVGIVLRHLRPEDFYSGYNRNIYSAILSLFNKGQEVDLITLTDELRAKGKLEASGGAAYATTLTSVVPTSANVEYYAKIVKDSSIRRSLLKIAAELTSQSHDESIDSRELIEEAERKIFDITDNQQTGSYRGANEIINETIAAIEKLYHTKNSYTGIPSGFPDLDNMTSGFQRAEFIVIGARPSVGKTAFALSMAANMSIKKSVPIGFFTLEMSAQALMQRLVSSEARINSRNLRTGFLKPSDFYNLTEAAGRIYEAPLFIDDTPNIKLLDLRAQARRMRSKEGVEALFIDYIGLIEPENKGNVPRHEQVAEISRSLKSLARELDIPIISLSQVGRQSEGKAPTLADLRESGSIEQDADVVMFLHRERESGKDGEQQTSVKTELIVAKQRNGPVGTIEIAFIPHYTKFESLARE; encoded by the coding sequence ATGAACTCTCCATCGTTAAAAGATAAGGTACCGCCTCATAACAGTGAGGCGGAGGCTGCTACACTCGGGGCAATGCTTCTTGATCCCGAGGCAGTCGGTATTGTCCTCCGGCATTTACGGCCGGAGGATTTTTATTCTGGCTATAATCGTAACATCTACTCGGCAATCCTTTCGCTCTTTAACAAGGGGCAAGAGGTTGATTTGATCACCCTTACCGATGAGCTTCGGGCCAAGGGAAAGCTTGAGGCAAGTGGAGGGGCTGCCTATGCCACAACCCTTACCTCAGTAGTTCCGACCAGTGCAAATGTCGAATACTATGCGAAAATTGTCAAGGATTCTAGTATCCGTCGCTCGCTTTTAAAGATTGCCGCCGAGCTTACCTCTCAGAGTCACGATGAATCGATAGACAGTCGGGAACTGATTGAAGAGGCCGAACGAAAGATTTTCGACATTACCGATAACCAGCAAACAGGAAGTTATCGCGGGGCCAATGAGATCATTAACGAAACGATTGCAGCAATTGAGAAACTTTATCACACAAAAAACAGCTATACCGGTATTCCCAGCGGATTTCCGGATCTTGATAATATGACAAGTGGCTTTCAACGAGCCGAGTTTATTGTGATAGGGGCCCGTCCCTCGGTAGGAAAGACCGCCTTTGCCCTTTCCATGGCGGCGAACATGAGCATAAAGAAAAGCGTTCCCATCGGTTTTTTTACCCTTGAGATGTCGGCGCAGGCCCTTATGCAGCGTCTTGTTTCGAGTGAAGCAAGGATCAATTCCCGGAACCTGCGTACCGGTTTTCTCAAGCCTTCCGATTTCTATAACCTTACCGAGGCTGCCGGGCGAATCTATGAGGCTCCGCTTTTTATCGATGATACACCCAATATCAAGTTGCTTGATCTTCGGGCCCAGGCGCGAAGAATGCGAAGCAAGGAAGGGGTGGAAGCACTTTTTATCGATTACATTGGCCTGATCGAGCCGGAAAACAAGGGGAATGTTCCCCGCCATGAACAGGTGGCTGAGATTTCCCGTTCTCTCAAATCCCTGGCTCGGGAACTCGATATTCCCATTATCTCTCTTTCCCAGGTGGGGCGGCAGTCCGAGGGAAAGGCTCCGACCCTTGCCGATCTCCGCGAATCGGGTTCAATAGAGCAGGATGCCGATGTCGTTATGTTTCTGCACCGGGAACGGGAAAGCGGCAAGGATGGAGAGCAGCAAACCAGTGTTAAGACCGAGCTTATTGTGGCAAAACAGCGAAACGGACCTGTCGGTACTATCGAAATTGCTTTTATTCCCCATTATACTAAATTTGAATCCCTTGCAAGGGAATGA
- a CDS encoding late competence development ComFB family protein, whose protein sequence is MSLKERYNFEYLANEAERLVLEKLEYHLSSEEFSSVCKCQDCVLDMAAYALNNVRPLYRVSLMGTLYAHNVDDTDYSRDVEKSVLEAIRKISANPSHD, encoded by the coding sequence ATGAGTTTGAAAGAACGATACAACTTTGAATATCTTGCGAATGAGGCCGAGCGGCTGGTCCTTGAGAAGCTGGAGTACCATTTGAGTAGCGAAGAGTTTTCTTCGGTGTGTAAATGTCAGGATTGCGTTTTGGATATGGCAGCTTACGCCTTAAATAATGTCAGGCCCCTTTACCGTGTTTCTCTTATGGGGACGCTTTATGCCCACAATGTCGACGACACCGACTATTCCCGTGACGTCGAAAAGAGTGTTCTTGAGGCAATTCGAAAAATTTCGGCAAATCCGTCTCACGATTAA
- a CDS encoding WD40 repeat domain-containing protein codes for MIRRLSPFLFLTLVLILGSILQLPAEVTVRSSHTASISSMERRMDDLLATTSEDGSVKIWNTREGFLVSSIQASHLAIPKLAIHPKLPRVALVTTDGINTFRLELWDWETKEQIFSKKIEEIPLFIAFSPSGSLLIYAKTDWQSLIFLNAEKGFEEHKIKEGFGIVSAVFITASEKTLLAYTPSGTLRYFDLSTGEAKANPIRTKSGLNQVQFTDDGLFLFGKEGNTLYAVSLVNGSIVAKQDIKGLLSISYDPDSSNMAVLSQQAAETELSIFSVIRDSGSLRFEKRNLPIKTGRYIPHIISFRDEMLFSGDNEGEILLHQLYSGETVVFARPRIAAIADFDFSERGMLLSLKSGEMVLIESDLFSTNGNQASFFRTKRLNAPYNAAAGAVVLKDGSFLVFPTASAPAPLFRLDPSLGTFTRIGEVQSPVVEAGNADLEGNIMLVEASGRVSILSPSGRKNLSQSSFGIRSAAKVSDTNIIAGRSNTGTLSSSLLRIDMETGETVPVANKDILVFRTTYNDITKSLYTLGYEERRGQLRTVLKSHDGHAFEREFTLLTYPGEDPDASFVADPNGTDLYTSLGYSGVLLLKWDGFTPLGRIEHIPRRLALHKNLLFSLNRDYSISMWSKNDGRALLTFYLFDDSNWAAVYEDGATFSSPEAKKLLHTK; via the coding sequence GTGATCCGTAGATTATCGCCTTTTCTTTTCCTCACTCTTGTTCTCATCCTCGGATCGATCTTGCAGCTTCCTGCAGAAGTAACCGTTCGCAGCAGCCATACCGCCAGTATAAGCTCGATGGAGCGACGGATGGATGATCTTCTTGCCACGACGTCGGAAGACGGATCGGTCAAGATATGGAACACTCGCGAAGGCTTTTTGGTATCTTCCATCCAGGCAAGTCATCTGGCGATCCCAAAACTTGCCATCCATCCGAAGCTTCCGAGGGTTGCATTAGTGACGACCGACGGAATCAACACCTTCAGACTGGAGTTGTGGGATTGGGAAACAAAAGAACAGATATTTTCAAAGAAAATCGAGGAGATCCCTCTTTTTATAGCATTCTCTCCCTCCGGTTCTCTTCTCATATATGCAAAAACCGACTGGCAAAGCCTCATCTTTCTCAACGCCGAAAAAGGATTCGAAGAGCACAAAATAAAGGAAGGCTTCGGCATTGTTTCCGCCGTCTTTATAACGGCATCGGAAAAAACACTGCTTGCTTACACTCCCTCGGGAACCCTGCGATACTTTGATCTCTCGACAGGAGAGGCAAAGGCCAATCCCATAAGAACAAAGAGTGGGCTCAATCAGGTACAGTTCACCGATGACGGACTCTTTCTCTTCGGAAAAGAGGGGAATACGCTCTATGCCGTAAGCCTTGTAAACGGATCGATTGTTGCAAAACAGGATATCAAGGGTCTTCTGTCGATCTCCTATGATCCTGATAGTTCGAATATGGCGGTGCTTTCTCAGCAGGCAGCGGAAACGGAGCTTAGCATTTTCAGTGTTATCCGGGATAGTGGCTCACTTCGCTTTGAAAAGCGCAATCTGCCGATCAAAACGGGACGCTACATCCCCCACATCATCTCTTTTCGGGATGAGATGCTTTTTTCCGGCGACAATGAGGGAGAAATCCTGCTTCACCAGCTCTATTCGGGAGAAACCGTTGTCTTTGCAAGACCGAGAATCGCTGCCATAGCCGATTTTGATTTTTCGGAACGGGGAATGTTATTGAGCCTTAAAAGCGGTGAAATGGTCCTTATCGAATCGGATCTCTTTTCAACAAACGGTAATCAGGCAAGTTTTTTCCGTACAAAGCGTTTGAACGCACCCTACAACGCAGCTGCCGGAGCCGTTGTCCTGAAAGATGGATCGTTTCTGGTCTTCCCAACTGCAAGCGCGCCGGCCCCGCTTTTTCGTCTTGATCCTTCTCTCGGGACTTTTACCAGGATCGGAGAGGTACAAAGCCCCGTTGTCGAGGCGGGTAATGCCGATCTGGAAGGAAATATCATGCTGGTGGAGGCATCAGGGAGGGTTTCCATTTTGTCCCCTTCCGGAAGAAAAAATCTTTCACAAAGTTCCTTCGGAATACGCTCGGCAGCAAAGGTATCCGATACCAATATCATTGCGGGCCGCAGCAATACCGGAACCCTTTCCTCTTCCCTTTTAAGGATCGACATGGAAACCGGAGAGACTGTTCCCGTTGCAAACAAAGACATCCTTGTCTTTCGAACCACGTACAACGATATAACAAAGAGTCTCTACACATTAGGATATGAGGAACGGCGGGGGCAACTTCGTACGGTGCTGAAAAGTCATGACGGTCACGCCTTCGAGAGGGAATTCACCCTTCTTACCTACCCCGGAGAAGATCCTGATGCTTCCTTCGTAGCCGATCCCAACGGTACCGATCTTTACACCTCCCTCGGCTACTCAGGGGTCTTGCTGCTCAAGTGGGACGGTTTTACCCCTCTTGGACGGATCGAGCACATTCCCAGAAGGCTTGCCCTGCATAAAAACTTACTTTTCTCCCTGAACCGAGACTACTCAATTTCGATGTGGTCAAAGAATGACGGCAGGGCACTTCTGACATTTTACCTTTTCGATGACAGTAATTGGGCTGCTGTTTATGAGGATGGTGCCACCTTTTCATCACCAGAAGCAAAGAAGCTTTTGCATACAAAGTAA
- a CDS encoding CpXC domain-containing protein, with product MKRSLTCHCEHMFEADIPDSYDISKTGDIEESILNGSFLSIRCPKCGTLLKPEFPVRIIGFSAGCCGYADIQFIPELERDAYLLGKRSYSGGRIAIGMAELMEKVALHKVKLDDRAVEILKYLLLEKMEANDGVRIFFSQMEKEKIEFHIHGLRSDKIGISKIPWALYQKVEADIPKRLKEDPFREILEPPYVSVTKISMEVAS from the coding sequence ATGAAACGCTCATTGACCTGTCACTGTGAACATATGTTTGAGGCTGATATTCCGGATAGCTACGATATTTCTAAAACCGGCGATATCGAAGAAAGTATTTTAAACGGTAGTTTTTTGTCGATTCGATGTCCCAAGTGTGGAACGCTCTTAAAACCCGAGTTTCCCGTCAGAATCATCGGGTTTTCCGCCGGATGTTGCGGCTACGCCGATATTCAGTTCATTCCGGAGCTTGAACGTGATGCCTATCTATTGGGAAAACGATCGTACTCGGGTGGCCGTATCGCCATCGGTATGGCAGAACTCATGGAAAAAGTTGCCTTGCACAAGGTGAAACTTGACGATCGGGCCGTTGAAATTCTGAAGTATCTCCTTTTGGAGAAGATGGAAGCAAATGACGGCGTACGTATCTTTTTCTCCCAAATGGAAAAGGAAAAGATCGAATTCCATATCCATGGCCTGAGAAGTGATAAAATCGGTATAAGCAAGATTCCCTGGGCCCTGTACCAAAAAGTCGAGGCCGATATTCCCAAGAGGTTGAAAGAGGATCCCTTTCGTGAAATACTAGAACCGCCATATGTGTCAGTAACAAAAATCAGCATGGAGGTGGCATCGTGA